One Streptomyces sp. P9-A2 DNA window includes the following coding sequences:
- a CDS encoding cytochrome P450: protein MTTTRQGDNQQQLDDRQKQLAEQLSHFDLFSWEDQRVKWELFDYARGRCPVAHTDGNGGFYIVSRYDDVRRVMEDWETFSSTESPLVPTGVPSLCPIDDDPPVQTAARQLLNPLFSRKALAPYEEAMHQTAVDLIDAFIDRGSAEILNEYAGPYVGRMLTKVIFNDLTDEELNAAQELALAVAEAATPELFGQLFVMCTKYLERAKKRGITGDGVLARLVNGRFGDRPITQEEQIGCLGILVLGGLDTTRAAIGNIAYRLTQHPGLEDRLRDPAWVRRDMDEFLRLDSPVAAMARVATRDVELNGVLIKKGERVQVRFDSANRDTAKFRDADQLVFDEARSGHAAFGMGVHRCVGSNMARMQIEIAFEELLKRVKNIRLAPAADIKWVPGQSNALHTVDIEFDRVR, encoded by the coding sequence GTGACGACGACGCGTCAAGGCGACAACCAACAGCAACTCGACGACAGACAAAAGCAACTCGCCGAGCAGCTCAGCCACTTCGACCTCTTCAGCTGGGAGGACCAGCGGGTGAAGTGGGAGCTGTTCGACTACGCCCGGGGACGATGCCCGGTGGCACACACGGACGGAAACGGCGGCTTCTACATCGTCAGCCGCTACGACGACGTACGACGGGTCATGGAGGACTGGGAGACGTTCTCCTCGACCGAGTCACCGCTGGTGCCGACCGGCGTGCCGTCGCTCTGCCCCATCGACGACGACCCGCCCGTCCAGACCGCGGCCCGGCAGCTGCTCAACCCGCTCTTCTCCCGCAAGGCGCTCGCGCCGTACGAGGAGGCGATGCATCAGACCGCCGTCGACCTGATCGACGCGTTCATCGACCGCGGCTCCGCGGAGATCCTCAACGAGTACGCCGGCCCCTACGTCGGCCGGATGCTGACAAAAGTTATCTTCAACGACCTCACCGACGAGGAGCTCAACGCGGCCCAGGAGCTCGCGCTCGCCGTCGCCGAGGCAGCCACACCAGAGCTGTTCGGGCAGCTGTTCGTCATGTGTACCAAGTACCTGGAGCGTGCCAAGAAACGCGGGATCACCGGCGACGGTGTGCTCGCCCGCCTCGTCAACGGCCGCTTCGGCGACCGGCCCATCACCCAGGAGGAGCAGATCGGTTGCCTGGGCATCCTGGTCCTCGGGGGCCTGGACACCACGCGGGCCGCGATCGGCAACATCGCCTACCGGCTCACGCAGCACCCCGGGCTCGAGGACCGGCTGCGGGACCCCGCGTGGGTGCGCCGGGACATGGACGAGTTCCTCCGCCTCGACTCCCCCGTCGCCGCGATGGCACGCGTGGCGACCCGGGACGTCGAGCTCAACGGTGTGCTGATCAAGAAGGGCGAGCGGGTACAGGTCCGGTTCGACTCCGCCAACCGGGACACAGCCAAGTTCCGTGACGCCGACCAGCTGGTCTTCGACGAGGCGCGCAGCGGCCACGCCGCCTTCGGCATGGGTGTCCACCGCTGCGTCGGCTCCAACATGGCCCGCATGCAGATCGAGATCGCCTTCGAGGAACTGCTGAAGCGGGTCAAGAACATCAGGCTCGCGCCGGCCGCCGACATCAAGTGGGTCCCGGGCCAGAGCAACGCACTCCACACCGTCGACATCGAGTTCGACCGGGTGAGGTGA
- a CDS encoding SDR family NAD(P)-dependent oxidoreductase yields the protein MNITGASALVTGAASGIGAAVARRLAAEGAHVVVADVQEDKGRKLAAEIGGVFAPVDVTETGQIRDAVAAATSMAPLRAVVNSAGVGGAQRTIGRDGSLESAHDLGAFARIIAINLIGTFDVVRQAATAMSTNEPDANGQRGAIVNMASIAAFDGQIGQAAYAASKGGVVGLTLPVARDLSAAGIRLNTVAPGLIDTPIYGEGPDAEAFKEQLGSHVLFPKRLGLPDELAAVVMEFLRNDYLNAETVRVDGGIRMPPR from the coding sequence GTGAACATCACGGGAGCCAGCGCTCTGGTCACGGGAGCGGCGTCCGGAATCGGCGCCGCGGTCGCACGCCGTCTCGCGGCGGAAGGGGCCCATGTCGTCGTCGCCGACGTACAGGAGGACAAGGGTCGGAAACTCGCCGCGGAGATCGGAGGCGTATTCGCCCCGGTGGACGTGACCGAGACGGGTCAGATCCGCGACGCTGTCGCGGCGGCGACTTCGATGGCGCCGCTGCGGGCCGTGGTCAACTCCGCCGGAGTCGGCGGAGCCCAGCGGACCATCGGCCGCGACGGCAGCCTCGAATCGGCGCACGACCTCGGGGCATTCGCCCGGATCATCGCGATCAACCTGATCGGCACGTTCGACGTCGTGCGCCAGGCGGCCACCGCCATGAGCACCAACGAGCCGGACGCCAATGGGCAGCGCGGGGCGATCGTCAACATGGCCAGTATCGCGGCCTTCGACGGCCAGATCGGCCAGGCCGCCTATGCCGCCTCGAAGGGAGGTGTGGTCGGCCTGACGCTCCCGGTGGCGCGCGACCTGTCGGCCGCGGGAATCCGCCTGAACACCGTCGCCCCTGGTCTGATCGACACGCCCATCTACGGCGAAGGCCCGGACGCGGAGGCCTTCAAGGAGCAGTTGGGATCGCACGTGCTCTTCCCCAAGCGCCTCGGCCTGCCGGATGAACTCGCCGCCGTGGTAATGGAGTTCCTCAGGAACGACTACCTCAATGCCGAGACCGTCCGGGTGGACGGTGGCATCCGGATGCCACCTCGCTGA
- a CDS encoding phosphotransferase family protein, whose protein sequence is MKTEPPAQASRATTDLSRDELDAVARHMAEADTTPTGPLEAVLITGGRSNLTYVLSDGTSRWVLRMPPRAGRTPSAHDVAREFRVTSGLRGSGVPVARPVVLCEDESVLGGAFTVVDYVDGRSVQSRDDLAALDEPQLAHVMSSLTQTLAALHRVDHVAVGLERFGRPDAYAQRQLRRWRGQWELVAPEDDDVRAGAAELGRRLEAAVPEQRFTGIVHGDFRIDNTILGHGNPPEVTAVVDWELSTIGDPVADVAMMCAYRDEALDLILGAPSAWTSDRLPDAPSLAASYEAAGGVPLDHWDFHLALAYYKIGTIAAGIEHRRRAGVGSGPGFATAGRAVPRLMAAGLAVGSLRT, encoded by the coding sequence GTGAAGACCGAGCCACCTGCGCAGGCGAGTCGGGCGACGACCGATCTGAGCCGTGACGAACTGGACGCGGTCGCCCGCCACATGGCGGAAGCCGACACGACTCCCACGGGTCCGCTCGAGGCGGTCCTGATCACCGGCGGGCGGTCCAACCTGACGTATGTGCTGAGCGACGGGACGTCACGCTGGGTCCTGCGCATGCCGCCGCGCGCGGGTCGTACGCCCTCCGCACACGACGTGGCACGCGAGTTCCGGGTGACGTCCGGTCTGCGGGGGAGCGGTGTACCCGTCGCGCGGCCGGTCGTCCTCTGCGAGGACGAGTCGGTCCTCGGCGGCGCCTTCACGGTCGTGGACTACGTGGACGGCCGCAGCGTGCAGTCACGCGACGACCTGGCCGCCCTCGACGAACCCCAACTGGCCCATGTCATGTCCTCGTTGACTCAGACCTTGGCGGCGCTGCACCGTGTGGACCATGTGGCTGTCGGACTCGAACGCTTCGGCCGGCCCGACGCGTACGCGCAGCGGCAACTGCGCCGGTGGCGAGGTCAGTGGGAGCTGGTCGCCCCCGAGGACGACGACGTCCGCGCCGGGGCGGCGGAACTCGGGCGGCGACTGGAGGCAGCGGTCCCGGAACAGCGGTTCACCGGGATCGTGCACGGCGACTTCCGCATCGACAACACCATCCTGGGGCACGGCAATCCCCCCGAGGTGACAGCCGTCGTCGACTGGGAGCTGTCGACGATCGGCGACCCCGTGGCGGACGTGGCCATGATGTGCGCCTACCGGGACGAGGCCCTCGACCTCATCCTCGGCGCACCGAGTGCCTGGACGAGCGACCGGCTGCCCGACGCACCCTCACTGGCGGCGTCCTACGAGGCGGCGGGCGGCGTACCGCTCGACCACTGGGACTTCCACCTGGCCCTCGCCTACTACAAGATCGGTACGATCGCGGCCGGCATCGAACACCGGCGCAGGGCCGGCGTCGGATCGGGGCCGGGTTTCGCCACCGCCGGACGCGCGGTGCCCCGCCTGATGGCGGCCGGCCTCGCCGTGGGATCCCTCCGCACCTAG
- a CDS encoding NDMA-dependent alcohol dehydrogenase yields the protein MKSKAAILWETGQPWSVEEIELDPPQQNEVLVRIEAAGMCHSDDHVRAGDGYAALPTIGGHEGAGVIEQVGPGIEHLAVGDHVVFSFLPACGRCRWCASGRSNLCDYGQFLMEGSMISGGYRAHARGKDVGTLSLVGTFSERTVAHETSVVKIDQDIPFEVACLLGCGVPTGWGSSVNIGKVQPGETVVVVGIGGIGANAVQGARMSGAQNIVAVDPVAFKTDQAKILGATHTAASMEEAMGIVQDVTRGVMADVGVCTIGVVEGEMIQPFLDLVSKGGRAVLTGMARNVDNKATLGLQMFALFEKSLLGTVYGGCNPRADIPRLADLYRTGKLQLDELVTRTYSLDQINEGYADMLAGKNIRGVIVNQF from the coding sequence GTGAAGTCAAAGGCAGCCATCCTCTGGGAGACCGGCCAGCCGTGGAGCGTCGAGGAGATCGAACTCGACCCGCCCCAGCAGAACGAGGTCCTCGTACGGATCGAGGCCGCCGGCATGTGCCACTCCGACGATCATGTCCGGGCCGGCGACGGATACGCCGCGCTCCCCACCATCGGTGGGCACGAGGGTGCGGGCGTGATCGAGCAGGTCGGTCCCGGCATCGAGCACCTGGCCGTGGGCGACCACGTGGTGTTCTCGTTCCTGCCCGCCTGCGGACGGTGCCGCTGGTGCGCGAGCGGACGGTCGAACCTGTGCGACTACGGGCAGTTCCTGATGGAAGGCTCGATGATCAGCGGCGGGTACCGCGCGCATGCCCGGGGCAAGGACGTCGGCACGCTCTCCCTCGTGGGCACCTTCAGCGAGCGCACCGTCGCGCACGAGACGTCGGTCGTGAAGATCGACCAGGACATCCCCTTCGAGGTCGCCTGTCTGCTCGGCTGCGGGGTGCCGACCGGCTGGGGATCGTCGGTCAACATCGGCAAGGTCCAACCCGGCGAGACCGTCGTGGTGGTGGGGATCGGCGGCATCGGCGCGAACGCGGTCCAGGGCGCCCGGATGTCCGGCGCGCAGAACATCGTGGCCGTCGACCCGGTGGCCTTCAAAACCGACCAGGCGAAGATTCTCGGTGCCACGCACACCGCTGCCTCCATGGAGGAGGCGATGGGCATCGTGCAGGACGTCACCCGGGGCGTCATGGCCGATGTCGGGGTGTGCACGATCGGCGTGGTCGAGGGGGAGATGATCCAGCCGTTCCTCGACCTCGTCTCCAAGGGCGGTCGCGCGGTCCTCACCGGCATGGCCCGCAACGTCGACAACAAGGCGACTCTGGGCCTGCAGATGTTCGCGCTGTTCGAGAAGTCCCTGCTCGGCACCGTGTACGGCGGCTGCAACCCGCGCGCCGACATCCCCCGCCTCGCCGACCTGTACCGGACAGGAAAGCTCCAGCTCGACGAGCTGGTCACCCGCACCTACTCCCTCGACCAGATCAACGAGGGCTACGCCGACATGCTCGCAGGCAAGAACATCCGCGGCGTGATCGTCAACCAGTTCTGA
- a CDS encoding crotonase/enoyl-CoA hydratase family protein, with protein sequence MSSKDVLTERTGAVLVITINRPDARNALNRNVAEGIAAAADELDASEDLRAGVLTGAGGNFSAGMDLKAFLRGESPSLEGRGLCGITMTPPRKPLVAAVEGWALAGGLELVLACDMVVAGETARFGVPEVKRGLVPAAGAALRLPGRVPQALALEMLLTGEPIEAPRAAKIGLVNRVTRAGGAREGALALAQKIAENGPLAVLRTKQIASAAADWGAEEGWKRQQPFIDEVFASEDAAEGARAFAEKRLPVWRGR encoded by the coding sequence GTGAGCTCGAAGGACGTTCTGACCGAACGGACAGGCGCCGTACTGGTGATCACGATCAACCGGCCGGACGCCAGGAACGCACTGAACCGGAACGTGGCCGAGGGCATCGCGGCGGCAGCCGACGAACTCGACGCGTCCGAGGACCTGAGGGCCGGCGTGCTGACCGGGGCCGGCGGGAACTTCTCCGCCGGCATGGACCTCAAGGCCTTCCTCCGGGGTGAGTCCCCGAGCCTGGAGGGCCGGGGGCTGTGCGGCATCACGATGACGCCGCCCCGCAAGCCGTTGGTGGCCGCCGTGGAGGGCTGGGCGCTGGCGGGGGGACTCGAACTCGTGCTGGCCTGCGACATGGTGGTCGCGGGCGAGACGGCGCGGTTCGGCGTCCCCGAGGTGAAGCGCGGCCTCGTCCCGGCCGCCGGCGCCGCACTGCGCCTGCCGGGCCGGGTGCCGCAGGCGCTGGCACTGGAGATGCTGCTCACCGGTGAACCGATCGAAGCACCGCGAGCCGCGAAGATCGGCCTGGTCAACCGTGTGACACGGGCCGGCGGGGCACGGGAGGGCGCTCTGGCCCTGGCACAGAAGATCGCCGAGAACGGTCCCTTGGCCGTCCTGCGGACCAAGCAGATCGCGAGCGCCGCCGCGGACTGGGGAGCGGAGGAGGGTTGGAAGCGCCAGCAGCCGTTCATCGACGAGGTCTTCGCTTCCGAGGACGCCGCCGAGGGAGCACGCGCCTTCGCGGAGAAACGCCTCCCTGTCTGGCGTGGCCGGTGA
- a CDS encoding 2-oxoacid:acceptor oxidoreductase subunit alpha, with the protein MSTRVTELDRVVIRFAGDSGDGMQLVGDRFTQDAAVFGNDLSTLPNFPAEIRAPQGTIPGVSSFQLHFADHDILTPGDRPDVLVAMNPAALQANVGDLRPGATVIVDTHDFTARNLAKAGYSASPLEDDSLADLAVHALDLTGMTVAAVKEFGLSRKDAARAKNMFALGLLSWLYGREVDGTVAYLGSKFAKKPAIRDANVTALRAGWNFGETTETFAVSYRVKPAAVAPGRYRNITGNTALSYGLVAAGRLSGLPVFLGAYPITPASDILHELSRHKNFDVTAFQAEDEIAAIGAALGASYAGHLGVTTTSGPGVALKAETIGLAVMLEVPLVIVDVQRGGPSTGLPTKTEQADLLQAMYGRNGEAPLPVVAAQSPADCFDAAVEAARIAVTHRTPVILLSDGYLANGSEPWRLPDVASIPRIEPCFATTPAEGRRFLPYTRDPETLARPWAPPGVAGLEHRIGGIEKKDGTGDISYDPDNHDLMVRTRQAKVDAVARSIPALAVDDPDGRARVLVIGWGSTYGPIGAAVRRVRRRGLDIAQVHLRHLNPFPADLGDVLAAYDRVVCPEMNLGQLATLLRDRYLVDVHRLTTVRGMPFGAEQLEHELLSHLTEISQEAS; encoded by the coding sequence ATGAGCACACGAGTGACCGAACTGGACCGGGTGGTGATCCGGTTCGCCGGCGACTCCGGCGACGGCATGCAACTGGTGGGGGACCGGTTCACCCAGGACGCGGCCGTCTTCGGCAACGACCTGTCCACGCTGCCGAACTTCCCGGCCGAGATCCGCGCACCGCAGGGCACCATCCCGGGCGTGAGCAGCTTCCAGCTGCACTTCGCCGACCACGACATCCTGACTCCCGGCGACCGGCCCGACGTCCTGGTGGCGATGAACCCGGCGGCGCTCCAGGCCAACGTCGGGGACCTGCGGCCGGGAGCGACGGTGATCGTCGACACGCACGACTTCACGGCACGGAACCTGGCCAAGGCCGGGTACTCCGCCAGTCCGTTGGAGGACGACTCGCTGGCCGACCTCGCCGTCCACGCACTCGACCTGACCGGGATGACCGTGGCTGCGGTCAAGGAGTTCGGGCTCTCCCGCAAGGACGCGGCCCGTGCCAAGAACATGTTCGCGCTGGGCCTGCTGTCCTGGCTGTACGGCCGCGAGGTGGACGGTACGGTCGCCTATCTCGGCAGCAAGTTCGCCAAGAAACCCGCGATCCGCGACGCCAACGTCACCGCGCTGCGCGCGGGCTGGAACTTCGGCGAGACCACCGAGACGTTCGCCGTCTCCTACCGGGTCAAACCCGCTGCCGTGGCCCCCGGCCGCTACCGCAACATCACCGGCAACACCGCTCTGTCCTACGGTTTGGTGGCCGCCGGACGCCTCTCGGGACTCCCGGTTTTCCTCGGGGCCTACCCGATCACGCCGGCCTCCGACATCCTCCACGAACTGAGCAGGCACAAGAACTTCGACGTCACCGCCTTCCAGGCAGAGGACGAGATCGCCGCCATCGGCGCGGCCCTGGGAGCGTCCTACGCCGGCCATCTCGGCGTCACCACGACGTCCGGGCCGGGCGTGGCGCTCAAGGCCGAGACCATCGGCCTCGCGGTGATGCTCGAGGTGCCACTGGTGATCGTCGACGTCCAGCGCGGCGGACCGTCGACCGGCCTGCCGACCAAGACCGAGCAGGCGGACCTGCTGCAGGCGATGTACGGACGCAACGGCGAGGCACCGCTGCCGGTGGTGGCGGCCCAGTCCCCGGCCGACTGCTTCGACGCCGCCGTCGAAGCGGCACGCATCGCCGTCACCCACCGCACCCCCGTGATACTGCTCTCCGACGGCTACCTCGCCAACGGCTCCGAGCCGTGGCGACTCCCCGACGTGGCGTCGATACCCCGCATCGAGCCGTGCTTCGCGACCACACCGGCCGAGGGCCGGCGCTTCCTGCCCTATACCCGCGACCCCGAGACCCTGGCCCGGCCCTGGGCACCGCCCGGCGTCGCCGGCCTGGAGCACCGTATCGGCGGCATCGAGAAGAAGGACGGCACCGGGGACATCTCCTACGACCCCGACAACCACGACCTCATGGTCCGCACCCGGCAGGCCAAGGTCGACGCGGTGGCCCGGTCGATCCCCGCCCTCGCCGTGGACGACCCGGACGGCCGGGCCCGCGTGCTGGTCATCGGCTGGGGCTCGACGTACGGCCCGATCGGCGCCGCCGTACGCCGGGTGCGCCGCCGCGGCCTCGACATCGCCCAGGTGCACCTTCGCCACCTCAACCCGTTCCCGGCGGACCTGGGGGACGTCCTGGCGGCCTACGACCGCGTGGTGTGCCCGGAGATGAACCTGGGCCAGCTCGCCACCCTGCTGCGCGACCGCTATCTGGTCGACGTACACCGCCTCACCACCGTGCGCGGCATGCCGTTCGGCGCAGAGCAGCTCGAGCACGAGCTGCTGTCCCATCTCACCGAGATCTCGCAGGAGGCCTCATGA
- a CDS encoding ferredoxin produces the protein MKVIVDVTRCQGHGRCALLAPEVFDVDDDGKVVVLLAEVGDEHVAGVREAVTSCPEAALELA, from the coding sequence ATGAAGGTCATCGTTGATGTGACACGATGTCAGGGCCACGGCAGGTGTGCCCTGTTGGCCCCGGAGGTCTTCGACGTGGACGACGACGGCAAGGTCGTCGTGCTGCTCGCGGAGGTCGGTGACGAACACGTCGCCGGTGTCCGCGAGGCCGTGACGAGCTGTCCGGAGGCCGCGCTCGAACTCGCATGA
- a CDS encoding MFS transporter — protein sequence MTDTGRGRRRMSFLVLTLSAAAFSSLQSLLVPVLTHIEHTFHTDQRTVVWVLTAYLLSASILTPVLGRVGDMVGKRRMLVVTLAALTVGSALAALAPSVGWLIAARVIQGAGGGVMPLAFGIIRDLYGEARVSRAVSVLAAIGALGYGAGIIAAGPVIDALGYPWLFWLPTITTAIAAIAARVVIPDSPVRGPRGLPLFPALLLSVALVALLVALSEGNVRGWVTPGILGLVALSVLAGAGWIWTETRVPVPMIDMAMMRRRGVWSSNCVSALLGFGMFAGFAFLPQLMQTPPEAGYGFGSTISESGRLMLPSALAMFVVGFATSPLVRRFGSRAVTVSGSALGSLSFLGLAGFHATPWQTCVAATFLGVGLGLVFATVAGVVVSAVPPEQTGVASGMNANIRTIGGSLGAAVMGAIVTTRVSATGHPPESAYTLGFAMLGVALALGSITALFIPDPRGRLIESSARDTAPAGSDMAPSGRIL from the coding sequence GTGACGGACACCGGACGCGGACGCCGACGCATGTCGTTCCTGGTCCTCACCCTCTCGGCCGCGGCGTTCTCGTCGCTGCAGTCCCTCCTGGTCCCCGTGCTCACCCACATCGAGCACACGTTCCACACCGATCAGCGGACGGTCGTCTGGGTCCTCACGGCCTACCTGCTCTCCGCCTCGATCCTGACTCCGGTGCTCGGACGCGTGGGTGACATGGTGGGCAAGCGCCGCATGCTGGTGGTGACCCTGGCCGCGCTGACCGTCGGGTCCGCACTCGCGGCGCTCGCACCGTCCGTCGGATGGCTCATCGCGGCCCGGGTGATCCAGGGTGCCGGCGGCGGAGTCATGCCGCTGGCCTTCGGGATCATCCGCGACCTGTACGGCGAGGCGCGGGTCTCCCGGGCGGTGAGCGTGCTCGCCGCCATCGGCGCGCTCGGCTACGGTGCGGGCATCATCGCCGCCGGGCCCGTCATCGATGCGCTCGGATATCCCTGGCTGTTCTGGCTGCCGACGATCACGACGGCGATCGCGGCGATCGCGGCTCGCGTCGTGATCCCCGACTCCCCGGTGCGCGGCCCCCGGGGTCTGCCCCTGTTCCCGGCGCTCCTGCTGTCCGTGGCACTCGTGGCCCTCCTGGTCGCGCTGAGTGAGGGCAACGTCCGGGGCTGGGTCACGCCCGGCATCCTCGGGCTGGTGGCGCTCTCGGTGCTGGCAGGGGCCGGCTGGATCTGGACCGAGACACGCGTTCCGGTGCCGATGATCGACATGGCGATGATGCGGCGACGCGGTGTGTGGTCGTCCAACTGCGTGTCGGCCCTGCTCGGGTTCGGGATGTTCGCGGGTTTCGCGTTCCTTCCCCAGCTCATGCAGACCCCGCCCGAGGCGGGCTACGGGTTCGGGAGCACGATCTCGGAGTCGGGGCGCCTCATGCTCCCTTCCGCCCTGGCCATGTTCGTCGTGGGCTTCGCGACCTCCCCGCTCGTCCGGCGCTTCGGGTCCCGGGCGGTGACCGTCTCCGGGTCCGCCCTGGGCTCCCTGTCGTTTCTCGGTCTGGCCGGCTTCCATGCCACCCCGTGGCAGACGTGCGTCGCGGCCACGTTCCTCGGGGTCGGCCTCGGGCTCGTGTTCGCCACCGTCGCGGGCGTGGTGGTCAGTGCCGTCCCTCCCGAACAGACCGGCGTGGCAAGCGGGATGAACGCCAACATCCGCACGATCGGCGGTTCACTCGGGGCGGCGGTCATGGGCGCCATCGTGACGACCCGGGTCTCGGCGACAGGACATCCACCGGAGTCGGCCTACACCCTGGGCTTCGCGATGCTGGGCGTGGCGCTCGCGCTCGGCAGTATCACGGCCCTCTTCATCCCCGACCCCCGCGGGCGGCTGATCGAGAGCTCCGCGCGCGACACGGCACCGGCCGGGTCGGACATGGCCCCGTCCGGCCGCATCCTCTGA
- a CDS encoding SDR family NAD(P)-dependent oxidoreductase, which produces MSETGERLTGFGFATTTDEVVHGVDLTGRTAIVTGATSGLGVETARALAVTGARVVLAARRTGAAARIAAELTERTGNDLIEARELDLADPRSVRRFTDAWTGPVHVLVNNAGIMALPELERTPYGWEQQFATNFLGHFALVHGLERPLAEASGARVVCLSSAAHLRSPVVFDDLHFRFRPYDPWLAYAQSKTADVLLAVGITRRWGDRGVRANAAHPGIVHTELQRHIRWDTEGLPMKSVEQGAATSVLLATAPGLAHAGAGYYQDCRPAAVVTERRPDHSGGVAPYALDPAAAERLWETATAALAP; this is translated from the coding sequence ATGTCTGAGACGGGGGAGCGGCTGACGGGTTTCGGTTTCGCGACCACCACCGACGAGGTCGTCCACGGCGTCGACCTCACCGGCCGCACGGCGATCGTGACCGGTGCCACCTCGGGCCTCGGCGTCGAGACCGCGCGCGCCCTCGCCGTGACGGGGGCCCGGGTCGTCCTCGCCGCCCGCCGCACCGGCGCCGCGGCCCGGATCGCCGCGGAACTGACGGAGCGCACCGGCAACGATCTGATCGAGGCCCGCGAGCTGGACCTCGCCGATCCGCGCTCGGTGCGCCGGTTCACCGACGCGTGGACCGGACCGGTGCACGTGCTCGTCAACAACGCCGGGATCATGGCGCTGCCCGAGCTGGAGCGCACGCCGTACGGCTGGGAGCAGCAGTTCGCCACCAACTTCCTCGGTCACTTCGCGCTGGTGCACGGCCTGGAACGGCCGCTGGCCGAGGCGTCGGGCGCCCGCGTGGTGTGTCTCAGCTCCGCCGCGCACCTGCGCTCGCCGGTCGTCTTCGACGACCTGCACTTCCGCTTCCGCCCCTACGACCCGTGGCTGGCGTACGCGCAGTCGAAGACCGCCGACGTGCTGCTCGCCGTCGGGATCACGCGTCGCTGGGGCGACCGGGGCGTGCGGGCCAACGCCGCTCACCCCGGCATCGTCCACACCGAACTGCAGCGGCACATCCGGTGGGACACGGAGGGGTTGCCCATGAAGTCCGTCGAGCAGGGCGCCGCGACGTCGGTCCTGCTCGCCACCGCGCCCGGACTCGCGCATGCGGGAGCCGGGTACTACCAGGACTGCCGGCCGGCCGCGGTCGTCACGGAACGCCGCCCGGACCACTCGGGGGGAGTGGCCCCCTATGCCCTGGACCCGGCTGCCGCCGAGCGGCTCTGGGAGACCGCGACGGCCGCACTGGCCCCCTGA
- a CDS encoding 2-oxoacid:ferredoxin oxidoreductase subunit beta, whose translation MTVTDLPVPVAGDGHSGTALVPAADGPQTGKDFTSDQEVRWCPGCGDYVVLKAVQDFLPSLGLRRENIVFVSGIGCSSRFPYYLDTYGMHSIHGRAPAIATGIATAREDLSVWVVTGDGDALSIGGNHLIHALRRNVNMTILLFNNRIYGLTKGQYSPTSETGKITKSTPAGSVDHPFNPVSLALGAEGTFVARTVDSDRKHLTSVLSAAAAHRGTSLVEIYQNCPIFNDGAYDALKDRDSAADAIIPLVHGEPVRFGVPAEDGQGRLGVFRRPTGEVHVDHVTPANAGQVVVHDAHAEDPTVAFALSRLTATGEMTRAPIGILRQVQRPTYDDQARAQGRADREQRGDGDLQALIEGPDTWEVP comes from the coding sequence ATGACGGTCACCGACCTCCCTGTCCCCGTGGCCGGGGACGGGCACAGCGGCACGGCACTGGTGCCCGCTGCCGACGGCCCCCAGACCGGCAAGGACTTCACCAGCGACCAGGAGGTCCGCTGGTGCCCCGGCTGCGGCGACTACGTGGTGCTCAAGGCAGTCCAGGATTTCCTGCCCAGTCTGGGCCTGCGCCGCGAGAACATCGTCTTCGTCTCCGGCATCGGCTGCTCCTCGAGGTTCCCCTACTACCTCGACACCTACGGGATGCACTCCATCCACGGCCGCGCTCCCGCCATCGCCACCGGCATCGCCACCGCCCGCGAGGACCTCTCGGTGTGGGTCGTCACCGGCGACGGCGACGCCCTGTCCATCGGCGGCAACCACCTCATCCACGCCCTGCGCCGCAACGTCAACATGACGATCCTGCTGTTCAACAACCGCATCTACGGGCTCACCAAGGGCCAGTACTCGCCCACCAGCGAAACCGGCAAGATCACCAAGTCCACTCCGGCGGGTTCGGTCGACCATCCCTTCAACCCGGTCTCCCTCGCCCTGGGGGCCGAGGGCACCTTCGTGGCGCGCACCGTCGACTCCGACCGCAAACACCTCACCTCGGTGCTGTCGGCCGCGGCCGCCCATCGCGGCACCTCGCTCGTGGAGATCTACCAGAACTGCCCGATCTTCAACGACGGTGCCTACGACGCCCTGAAGGACCGCGACTCCGCCGCCGACGCGATCATCCCGCTCGTCCACGGCGAACCGGTTCGCTTCGGCGTACCCGCCGAGGACGGGCAGGGACGGCTCGGTGTCTTCCGCCGGCCCACCGGCGAGGTGCACGTCGACCACGTCACGCCCGCGAACGCGGGACAGGTCGTGGTCCACGACGCGCACGCCGAGGACCCGACCGTGGCGTTCGCGCTCTCGCGACTGACCGCCACGGGCGAGATGACCCGCGCCCCGATCGGAATCCTCCGTCAGGTGCAGCGCCCGACGTACGACGACCAGGCCCGTGCCCAGGGGAGAGCCGACCGTGAGCAAAGAGGCGACGGCGACCTCCAGGCCCTCATCGAGGGCCCCGACACCTGGGAGGTGCCGTGA